One region of uncultured Methanolobus sp. genomic DNA includes:
- the mutS gene encoding DNA mismatch repair protein MutS, producing MSKVTPAMQQYYAAKEEHKDALIFFRMGDFYESFGEDAKTIARELEITLTTRGKSKDGEKMPLAGIPYHAIDNYLPRLIKKGYKVAICEQLEDPKKAKGVVKRGVVRVVTPGTAMDSSMFADSSNNYLMAVYGEKEEYGLSFLDISTGEFLTTQFKDTVPYDRVASEVARMGPSECILPPSLIEDSHLTERLKELKIIIHEFDEDAFDLKIAEKILQGHFNVSTLEGMGCSELHRAVSSAGAALKYATDTQMRELSQVQSLKTYFDSEFMVLDAITLRNLEIVKNVRGEGNDSSLIGVLDDTKTPMGRRQLQKWLLKPLISVDAINDRLDSIAWLGDNTLVRFDIRSHLSYVKDMERLVGRVMYGNSNARDLVSLKKSLESVPLLLESLSGCKDVDLLSGTVSQLSSFEELDELSKLIGSAIVEEPPLSVRDGGMIKPGYNEQLDELFDLSKNGKQWIAKFQQKERDRTGIKSLKVGYNKVFGYYLEVTKANISQVPDDYIRKQTMTNAERFYTPELKERESAILSADEKMVALEHELLSELNSIVASHSRQLQETAALIGTLDVLANLAEVAANNNYVRPAITPDCRLLIRDGRHPVVENTVPGGFVPNDTEMDCTENQFQLITGPNMAGKSTYMRQIAMIVIMAQAGSFVPASHASIGIVDRVFTRVGAFDDLASGQSTFMVEMVELANILNNATPKSLVLLDEIGRGTSTYDGYSIAKAVVEYIHNKGRVGVRSLFATHYHQLTEVAGGLKRVKNYHIAVKEEGDDLVFLRKIVPGATDRSYGIHVARIAGVPHAVTSRAKEILEDIEDECMLSEEDRKGGKKKQRSSSKYTQVILFDQDATFSENVPDPVIEELKKLDVNSMTPIDALNKLNEIKNKLS from the coding sequence ATGAGTAAAGTAACCCCTGCCATGCAACAGTATTATGCAGCAAAAGAAGAGCATAAGGACGCCCTCATATTCTTCAGGATGGGGGATTTTTACGAGTCTTTTGGAGAGGATGCCAAAACAATTGCCCGGGAACTTGAGATTACCCTGACAACCCGGGGAAAAAGTAAGGACGGGGAAAAGATGCCACTTGCAGGCATCCCCTATCATGCAATTGACAATTATCTTCCCCGATTGATCAAAAAGGGCTACAAGGTTGCCATATGTGAGCAACTTGAAGATCCAAAAAAGGCCAAAGGCGTTGTCAAAAGAGGAGTGGTAAGGGTTGTAACTCCGGGTACTGCGATGGATTCATCCATGTTTGCCGATTCTTCAAACAACTATCTTATGGCAGTTTATGGTGAAAAAGAAGAATATGGTCTTTCATTCCTTGACATATCAACCGGAGAGTTCCTGACAACCCAGTTCAAGGACACTGTTCCTTATGACCGTGTTGCCAGTGAAGTTGCTCGTATGGGGCCTTCTGAGTGTATTTTGCCACCATCACTAATTGAGGATTCACATCTCACAGAGCGCCTGAAAGAGCTTAAGATTATTATTCATGAATTCGATGAGGATGCATTCGACCTGAAAATCGCTGAAAAGATACTTCAGGGCCATTTCAATGTTTCAACCCTTGAAGGTATGGGTTGCAGTGAACTTCATCGTGCAGTTTCATCTGCCGGTGCCGCATTAAAATATGCTACGGATACCCAGATGAGGGAACTTTCACAGGTGCAGTCCCTGAAGACTTATTTTGATTCGGAGTTCATGGTTCTGGATGCCATCACCCTGAGAAACCTGGAGATTGTGAAAAACGTAAGAGGTGAGGGCAATGATTCTTCCCTTATCGGAGTGCTTGATGATACAAAAACACCTATGGGTAGACGTCAGCTCCAGAAATGGCTGCTGAAACCACTGATTTCTGTTGATGCTATCAATGACCGCCTGGATTCCATTGCTTGGCTTGGTGATAACACACTTGTCCGTTTTGATATCCGTTCCCATCTGTCCTATGTAAAGGATATGGAGAGGCTTGTTGGTAGGGTCATGTACGGCAATTCTAATGCAAGAGACCTTGTATCATTGAAAAAATCCCTCGAATCCGTTCCTCTTTTACTTGAATCCCTTAGTGGCTGCAAGGATGTGGATCTGCTAAGTGGAACTGTCTCGCAGCTATCTTCTTTTGAGGAGCTGGATGAACTTTCAAAGCTGATAGGTAGTGCCATTGTTGAAGAACCACCTCTCAGTGTAAGAGACGGGGGAATGATCAAACCCGGATACAATGAGCAGCTTGATGAACTGTTTGACCTGTCAAAGAATGGTAAGCAATGGATTGCAAAGTTCCAGCAGAAAGAGCGTGACAGGACAGGTATCAAATCCCTGAAAGTAGGCTACAACAAGGTATTTGGCTATTACCTTGAAGTCACAAAGGCCAATATTTCCCAGGTCCCTGATGATTATATCAGGAAGCAGACCATGACCAACGCTGAGAGGTTCTACACTCCTGAACTCAAGGAACGTGAGAGTGCTATACTCTCAGCTGACGAGAAAATGGTGGCTTTGGAACATGAGCTTCTCAGTGAACTAAATTCTATAGTAGCTTCACATTCAAGGCAGTTGCAGGAAACTGCTGCTCTTATCGGAACACTGGATGTGCTTGCAAACCTTGCAGAAGTTGCTGCAAATAACAATTACGTAAGACCTGCGATAACTCCTGACTGCAGGTTGCTTATCAGGGATGGAAGGCATCCTGTGGTTGAGAATACCGTTCCCGGTGGTTTTGTTCCAAACGACACTGAGATGGATTGCACTGAAAACCAGTTCCAGTTAATAACAGGTCCTAACATGGCCGGTAAATCCACCTACATGAGGCAGATCGCCATGATAGTTATAATGGCTCAGGCAGGTTCTTTTGTTCCTGCATCCCATGCTTCCATAGGAATTGTGGACAGGGTCTTTACAAGGGTCGGTGCCTTTGATGACCTCGCAAGTGGACAGAGTACCTTCATGGTGGAAATGGTTGAGCTTGCCAACATCCTGAACAATGCAACCCCAAAAAGTCTGGTGCTGCTGGACGAAATCGGCAGAGGAACAAGCACCTATGATGGTTATAGTATTGCAAAGGCAGTTGTTGAGTACATTCACAACAAAGGCCGTGTTGGTGTCAGGTCGCTTTTCGCCACACACTACCACCAGCTCACGGAAGTTGCAGGTGGTCTTAAGAGGGTCAAAAATTATCATATTGCAGTAAAGGAAGAAGGTGATGACCTTGTTTTCCTGCGTAAGATAGTCCCTGGTGCAACTGACAGGAGTTATGGTATCCACGTTGCAAGGATTGCAGGTGTGCCTCATGCTGTCACTTCAAGGGCAAAGGAGATCCTTGAGGATATCGAGGATGAATGTATGCTGAGTGAAGAGGACCGCAAAGGCGGCAAAAAGAAACAACGTAGCAGCTCAAAGTACACTCAGGTTATTCTGTTCGATCAGGATGCAACTTTCAGTGAAAATGTTCCTGACCCTGTCATTGAGGAGCTTAAAAAACTGGATGTAAATTCAATGACTCCTATTGATGCTTTAAACAAATTAAATGAAATAAAAAATAAGCTTTCATAA
- a CDS encoding PEF-CTERM sorting domain-containing protein has protein sequence MKTHATTYILAVAVLVFFAGTATATDTTVSSGDTLVVNSSSPITIGTFDSLAINGMLLIENNGILTNIGTITVENGGSILIENGGTLINSGTIYNSENIGINGFLQNSGIIVFNNGNITINQTGELDNSAYLSNYGNITNHGIFSNHNTIENYGSINLYYDGTHSGMENVAPVPVNIITDPNQEIPEFPTLAIPMAAIIGLTLIFQRRKN, from the coding sequence ATGAAAACACATGCAACAACATATATACTAGCTGTAGCCGTCTTAGTGTTCTTTGCCGGAACAGCGACAGCAACCGATACAACTGTATCTTCAGGGGATACACTTGTAGTAAACTCAAGCAGTCCGATTACAATCGGTACTTTTGACAGTCTGGCCATTAATGGAATGCTTCTTATTGAAAATAATGGAATCCTCACAAATATTGGAACTATAACTGTTGAAAATGGTGGTTCCATCCTTATTGAAAATGGTGGGACACTCATAAATTCAGGAACAATTTATAACAGTGAAAACATAGGGATTAATGGATTTTTGCAGAACTCCGGTATTATTGTTTTCAACAATGGAAACATCACTATTAACCAGACCGGAGAACTGGATAATAGTGCATACTTATCAAATTATGGAAACATAACAAACCATGGGATTTTCAGTAATCATAATACAATAGAAAACTATGGAAGTATCAATCTTTATTATGATGGTACTCACTCTGGAATGGAAAATGTTGCCCCGGTGCCTGTTAACATCATAACTGATCCTAATCAGGAAATTCCAGAATTCCCTACATTAGCAATTCCGATGGCAGCAATAATTGGCCTTACACTTATTTTCCAGCGCAGGAAGAATTAG
- a CDS encoding SAM-dependent methyltransferase — translation MPVTYQNVVPWGRSFQEYVDMFSLTGVDLTKSILGCGDGPACFNCEMNLRGRSVVSVDPFYDMDVGAIRKRIDETCIEVLEQTRVNQDKFIWKNISSVEELGKIRMKSMEMFLNDFEEGKKQGRYIAGALPELPFEDNSFDLALVSHLLFLYSEQLSFDFHIQAIDELLRVAGEVRIFPLLDLNSRKSMHLDEIIVLLVSRGHDISEEKVNYEFQKGGNTMLRILK, via the coding sequence ATGCCGGTAACTTACCAGAACGTAGTTCCGTGGGGACGTTCTTTTCAGGAATATGTTGATATGTTCAGTCTTACAGGCGTAGATCTGACCAAATCCATTCTGGGATGTGGTGATGGTCCAGCATGTTTCAATTGTGAAATGAACCTACGGGGCAGATCGGTTGTTTCAGTTGACCCGTTTTATGATATGGATGTGGGTGCAATTCGAAAGCGAATTGATGAAACCTGCATAGAAGTGCTGGAGCAAACCCGGGTCAACCAGGACAAATTTATCTGGAAAAACATTTCCTCAGTGGAAGAACTGGGTAAAATCCGCATGAAGTCAATGGAGATGTTTCTCAATGATTTTGAGGAAGGCAAAAAGCAGGGGAGGTATATCGCAGGTGCTTTGCCTGAGCTTCCGTTTGAGGATAACTCCTTTGATCTTGCATTGGTATCACACCTGCTGTTTTTGTATTCGGAACAGCTTTCCTTTGATTTTCATATTCAGGCAATTGATGAGCTCTTGAGAGTTGCAGGTGAAGTGAGGATATTCCCGTTGCTTGACCTGAATTCCAGAAAGTCCATGCATCTTGATGAAATTATAGTTTTGTTAGTTTCACGTGGACATGATATCAGTGAGGAAAAAGTGAACTATGAATTCCAGAAGGGTGGAAATACGATGCTGAGGATTCTGAAATAA
- a CDS encoding small multi-drug export protein, which translates to MFGIESLYAAEGIFAYVLVFLLAATPWIEILVVIPTGIALGLNPLAVSILAFTGNLTTVYFLIFAYQYLYSILNKRKSDENKNPSSKRKNKALHLWDKYGLQGLAFISPLTVGTHFATFIALSFKSKKYMVTMWITLSILVWTVIVTIVSYYGTESLKWLLR; encoded by the coding sequence ATGTTTGGGATTGAATCATTATACGCTGCAGAAGGGATTTTTGCCTATGTTCTGGTTTTTTTACTGGCAGCTACCCCGTGGATAGAAATACTCGTTGTGATCCCGACAGGAATTGCTCTCGGACTAAATCCTCTGGCGGTTTCCATACTTGCGTTCACAGGAAACCTGACAACTGTTTATTTCCTGATTTTTGCTTACCAGTACCTGTACTCAATATTGAATAAACGCAAATCCGACGAGAACAAAAACCCATCTTCAAAGAGAAAAAATAAAGCACTTCATTTATGGGATAAATATGGTTTGCAGGGGCTTGCTTTTATTTCTCCGCTGACGGTTGGCACGCATTTTGCCACATTTATTGCCCTAAGTTTCAAATCAAAGAAATATATGGTGACAATGTGGATCACCCTGAGTATTTTAGTCTGGACTGTGATTGTCACAATTGTATCCTATTACGGAACAGAAAGCCTGAAGTGGCTGCTGAGATGA
- a CDS encoding IS1 family transposase (programmed frameshift), translated as MNCPRCKSSDSTKNGIVGGRQRYRCSGCGYNYTVEKKSTAYPESVKKQALQLYLEGLGFRSIGRFLNVSHVTVQNWIKQFGSELGELKSQKEISVVELDEMHTYIGNKKYCWIWIAVDRDGKKFIDCSFGSRGTETGEKLWDKLKEKEIGEVMTDHWRAYAEFLPKEIHTQSKAETYTVEGYNSIFRHFLARLRRKSKCYTKSIEMLKYSIILLMKYRNNEISIFN; from the exons ATGAATTGCCCAAGATGTAAAAGTTCCGATTCCACAAAGAATGGCATAGTTGGTGGACGTCAGCGTTACAGGTGCTCCGGGTGTGGATATAATTATACTGTCGAAAAGAAATCAACAGCATACCCTGAGTCTGTGAAAAAACAAGCTTTACAATTATACCTTGAAGGACTAGGATTTCGTTCAATTGGACGTTTTCTAAATGTTAGCCATGTTACCGTGCAAAACTGGATCAAGCAATTTGGCAGTGAATTAGGGGAACTAAAAAGTCAAAAAGAGATCTCTGTCGTAGAATTAGATGAGATGCACACATACATCGGGAATAAAAAA TACTGCTGGATCTGGATTGCTGTTGATAGAGATGGGAAAAAATTCATCGACTGCTCTTTTGGTAGTAGGGGAACAGAAACAGGCGAAAAACTCTGGGATAAGTTAAAGGAAAAAGAGATTGGAGAAGTGATGACTGATCACTGGAGAGCATATGCAGAGTTCCTTCCGAAGGAGATTCATACTCAATCAAAAGCAGAAACTTATACTGTTGAAGGGTACAACAGTATATTCAGGCATTTTCTGGCAAGGTTAAGAAGGAAGTCAAAGTGCTATACCAAGAGCATTGAAATGCTAAAGTATTCGATCATTCTTTTAATGAAATACAGAAATAACGAGATATCTATATTTAATTAA
- a CDS encoding alpha-2-macroglobulin family protein — protein sequence MATVFAALISGCIGNNTDTSLTSNIASPCSGQASSAGDEFFILAPKMLFSGGESSVTMAAFSDDMSVERCVEYTLTDENDNEISLIQASTSESGNVVASFEVPDVEEGTYTLTAKPSGVDTNFTATVDVVKNNPLFIETDKPIYKPGQTIHGRVLSLNNNLVPVEQDVTIEIADAKGIKVFKEELRSNEYGVISFDLPLASELNLGTWKIVASSGSSGSNVDIQVDKYVLPKFDVSLETPQEWFLVSDEIAGTVSANYFFGKEVEGDVLVEASRYVSEWEQYATFSGKLENGSIEFELPAVEYAAGTYGAGGQASLMLNVTVTDTGNHSESTNKLLTITESPIVLQLIPESGTIKPGMPLQVLVVTKDPAGEPIDTDVSVETRLRNEFYEYTNDEYNLSTENGVAMLELDIPKSSTNLYIDAYVDDNKAWASESLNAAYSPSASFTHISQTSEGVPEVGDTISFHVYSTNPGTVFYDVFANGITVYSATSDEADISIPVTPQMSPQAKVVAYMINPNSEVSVDVLPFDVEFSTQIDLSSSFDLESAEPGENVTVDFDAGSRSMIGFSIVDESVYALSEGRLNLKQVFDELEKRFMEPQAESHPAWYSEGAYDIIENAGMVVMASPGIDVPRSDNMDEGDGGIFAGGMVKGMNVVMDDAMEEEVAAAPMMEMPTDSADQFAGKGDSNDLEEVQRVRQFFPETWVWMPELLTDDAGLASLDLTAPDSITTWRLHAVSSSPEGIGISESSLTVFQDFFVDPDLPYSVTRGEQFPVQVQVYNYLDTEQDVKLTLTGTDWFDIIGDDVQVVTVEANGVGYASFTISPAKVGKQIVEITGQTTERADAVRKDIIVEAEGVTREIIDNGVLSNGSVELGATLPVDIVPDSEKVLVSFTPSIVAQSISGLDDLLGMPYGCGEQNMMLFSTDVEVLRYLKSTGQDNPEVRAKAEMYIITGYQRELTYRHSDGSFSAFGESDESGSLWLTSFVLSQFSGARDVTTIDGDILSEAADWIESYQQEDGSWEPVGFVIHQDMMGGLSGTYALTAYTTLALEEYGSASPDVMAKAQTYLEENLASQDDPYALAIGTLALQKLSSSMADEALVELLAISKQDDDGTYWGYGDGAVPAPRGDYGYGSIAPSSKNVETTAYATLALIEANNPTATSSLKWIAAQRNSNGGFSSTQDTVMAFRALMSAAASAGRDIDATVHVIADGTEVKSVEVNQQNFDVVQIIEIPGGTSKVELEMEGTGDLNYQLVRRFNVILPDVIEQNEIELDVEYDSTDVSVNDIVTVNAHIKYNGITGINGNTSSSGMMIVDLAVPTGFSPVTSSLESTKESEEKITRYEIAGRKVIFYIDDMQAGEELDFSMQVQALFPVKAIVSESKAYSYYNPEVVAEVKGMNVTVV from the coding sequence ATGGCAACAGTTTTTGCAGCATTAATTTCAGGTTGCATAGGAAATAATACGGATACAAGCCTTACATCTAACATTGCAAGTCCTTGTAGTGGTCAGGCATCATCTGCAGGTGACGAGTTTTTCATACTTGCGCCGAAAATGCTCTTTTCAGGAGGGGAAAGTTCCGTGACAATGGCAGCTTTTTCTGACGATATGTCAGTGGAACGCTGTGTGGAATATACGCTCACAGATGAAAATGACAATGAGATCTCTCTCATCCAGGCATCAACGTCCGAATCAGGAAATGTTGTAGCCTCCTTTGAAGTACCGGATGTTGAAGAGGGAACCTATACACTCACCGCAAAACCCTCTGGTGTTGATACTAATTTCACGGCAACAGTGGATGTGGTGAAGAACAATCCATTGTTCATTGAAACAGACAAACCAATCTATAAGCCCGGCCAGACAATACACGGCAGGGTACTTTCCCTTAACAATAATCTTGTTCCTGTTGAGCAGGATGTGACTATCGAAATTGCAGATGCAAAAGGAATCAAAGTCTTCAAGGAAGAACTTCGCTCAAATGAATACGGCGTCATTTCCTTTGATTTGCCACTTGCATCCGAACTTAACCTAGGAACGTGGAAAATAGTAGCATCATCAGGAAGTTCCGGTTCTAACGTTGACATTCAGGTGGACAAATATGTGCTTCCTAAATTTGATGTTTCATTGGAAACCCCACAGGAATGGTTCCTTGTCTCTGATGAAATAGCAGGCACGGTTTCAGCTAACTATTTCTTTGGAAAAGAGGTAGAGGGTGATGTGCTTGTTGAGGCTTCACGCTATGTTAGCGAGTGGGAACAATACGCAACTTTCTCAGGCAAACTTGAGAACGGAAGCATCGAGTTTGAACTTCCGGCCGTGGAATATGCAGCAGGAACCTATGGTGCAGGTGGACAGGCAAGTCTCATGCTCAATGTGACTGTTACAGACACAGGCAACCACAGCGAATCCACAAACAAGCTTCTGACTATCACCGAGTCGCCGATAGTCCTCCAGCTAATTCCTGAATCCGGTACCATCAAACCGGGAATGCCATTGCAGGTGCTTGTAGTCACAAAGGACCCTGCAGGGGAACCTATTGATACCGATGTTTCCGTGGAGACAAGACTCAGGAATGAGTTCTATGAGTATACAAATGACGAGTATAACCTGAGCACAGAGAACGGGGTTGCAATGCTTGAGCTTGATATTCCTAAAAGCAGTACCAACCTGTACATAGATGCATATGTCGATGATAATAAAGCGTGGGCCAGTGAGTCATTAAATGCTGCGTACTCTCCAAGTGCCAGTTTCACCCATATTTCACAAACCAGTGAAGGCGTTCCTGAAGTAGGCGACACAATATCATTCCATGTCTATTCGACAAATCCGGGAACAGTTTTCTATGATGTATTTGCCAACGGAATAACTGTGTATTCCGCAACAAGCGATGAAGCTGATATCAGCATTCCAGTGACTCCACAGATGAGTCCTCAGGCAAAGGTTGTTGCATACATGATCAACCCAAATAGTGAAGTGTCTGTGGATGTGCTTCCTTTTGATGTGGAATTCTCCACACAGATCGATCTTTCAAGCTCATTTGATCTCGAATCTGCTGAACCTGGCGAGAATGTTACAGTTGATTTCGATGCAGGAAGCAGGTCTATGATCGGTTTCTCCATAGTTGATGAGTCGGTCTATGCCCTCAGTGAAGGCAGGCTCAATCTCAAGCAGGTATTCGATGAACTGGAAAAACGTTTCATGGAACCACAGGCAGAATCTCATCCTGCATGGTACTCGGAGGGTGCGTATGATATCATTGAAAACGCCGGTATGGTTGTGATGGCATCTCCTGGTATCGATGTGCCGCGTTCAGACAATATGGATGAAGGGGATGGCGGTATTTTTGCAGGTGGAATGGTAAAAGGCATGAATGTTGTGATGGATGATGCAATGGAAGAAGAGGTTGCAGCAGCTCCTATGATGGAAATGCCTACGGACTCTGCAGATCAGTTCGCAGGAAAAGGAGATAGTAACGATCTTGAAGAAGTGCAGCGTGTACGCCAGTTCTTCCCTGAAACATGGGTCTGGATGCCTGAACTTCTCACAGATGATGCAGGTCTTGCAAGCCTTGACCTGACAGCACCGGATAGTATCACCACCTGGAGGCTTCATGCAGTGTCTTCCAGTCCAGAGGGCATTGGTATTTCAGAATCCAGCCTTACGGTGTTTCAGGATTTCTTTGTTGACCCTGATCTACCTTATTCAGTTACAAGAGGAGAACAGTTTCCTGTACAGGTGCAGGTCTATAATTACCTTGATACTGAGCAGGATGTAAAACTGACTCTGACCGGTACAGACTGGTTCGATATTATCGGTGATGATGTTCAGGTAGTTACCGTGGAAGCCAATGGTGTGGGATATGCCAGTTTCACAATCAGCCCCGCAAAGGTTGGAAAGCAGATTGTTGAAATCACAGGTCAGACCACCGAAAGAGCCGATGCGGTTAGAAAAGACATCATTGTTGAGGCGGAAGGTGTAACCCGCGAGATAATTGACAATGGTGTTCTCAGTAATGGTTCTGTTGAGCTTGGTGCAACACTTCCTGTAGACATTGTTCCTGATTCTGAAAAGGTTCTTGTGAGCTTTACCCCGAGCATTGTGGCTCAGAGTATAAGCGGATTGGATGACCTGCTTGGCATGCCTTATGGATGTGGAGAGCAGAACATGATGCTATTCTCTACAGATGTTGAGGTTCTACGATACCTGAAATCCACCGGTCAGGATAATCCTGAGGTCCGTGCAAAGGCAGAGATGTATATCATCACGGGATACCAGCGTGAGTTGACATACCGTCATAGTGATGGTTCATTCTCAGCATTCGGTGAGAGTGACGAGAGTGGTAGTCTCTGGCTCACTTCATTTGTGCTTTCCCAGTTCAGTGGTGCAAGGGATGTTACTACAATTGACGGGGATATACTTTCCGAGGCTGCAGACTGGATTGAATCCTATCAGCAGGAAGATGGTTCATGGGAGCCTGTCGGTTTTGTGATCCACCAGGATATGATGGGTGGTCTCAGCGGAACCTATGCACTGACGGCATACACGACCCTTGCACTTGAGGAATATGGGTCTGCAAGTCCTGATGTTATGGCAAAGGCCCAGACCTATCTTGAGGAGAATCTCGCCAGTCAGGATGACCCTTATGCTCTTGCAATAGGCACTCTCGCACTCCAAAAACTTAGCAGTTCTATGGCAGATGAAGCTCTTGTTGAGTTGCTGGCAATCTCAAAGCAGGACGATGACGGCACTTACTGGGGTTACGGAGACGGAGCAGTTCCTGCCCCTCGTGGGGATTACGGATATGGTAGCATAGCTCCGTCAAGCAAGAATGTGGAGACAACTGCATACGCCACTCTTGCTCTGATCGAGGCAAACAACCCAACTGCAACATCATCATTGAAGTGGATAGCTGCACAGCGCAATTCGAATGGAGGATTCTCAAGTACCCAGGATACTGTCATGGCCTTCAGGGCTTTGATGAGTGCAGCAGCATCCGCAGGAAGGGATATTGATGCAACGGTTCATGTGATTGCTGATGGAACAGAGGTCAAATCAGTTGAAGTGAATCAGCAGAACTTTGATGTTGTCCAGATAATTGAGATTCCGGGTGGAACTTCAAAGGTGGAACTTGAAATGGAAGGTACAGGTGACCTTAACTACCAGCTTGTAAGACGTTTCAATGTAATTCTCCCGGATGTCATTGAGCAAAATGAGATCGAGCTTGATGTTGAATATGATTCAACTGATGTTTCAGTTAATGATATTGTGACAGTGAACGCTCATATCAAATACAACGGAATAACCGGCATCAATGGTAACACGAGTTCAAGCGGCATGATGATAGTTGACCTTGCGGTTCCGACTGGATTCAGTCCTGTAACATCAAGTCTTGAATCAACAAAAGAATCCGAGGAAAAGATAACCCGATACGAGATCGCCGGTAGGAAAGTTATCTTCTATATCGATGACATGCAGGCCGGAGAGGAACTGGACTTCAGTATGCAGGTGCAGGCTCTTTTCCCGGTGAAGGCTATTGTGTCAGAGAGCAAGGCTTACTCGTATTATAACCCGGAGGTTGTGGCTGAGGTGAAGGGAATGAATGTGACTGTGGTTTGA